In Halorientalis sp. LT38, a genomic segment contains:
- a CDS encoding metal-dependent hydrolase, with translation MYKAGHVGVSLLVFLPVGVGLVLAGRPELALLGEAVMLALASLPDVDHELPLISHRGVIHTVWFALLVGVALGAVGWVLGGRPATPTDAELAVAGFGFGTLGIVAHLLGDVLTPMGITPFWPLSRRTISLRVVRARNPLANYGLLAAGVFATVGAIMLVAG, from the coding sequence GTGTACAAGGCAGGCCACGTCGGCGTCTCCCTGCTGGTCTTCCTTCCCGTGGGGGTCGGGCTCGTCCTCGCCGGGCGACCGGAACTGGCCCTCCTCGGCGAAGCCGTGATGCTCGCGCTCGCCTCGCTGCCCGACGTGGACCACGAGTTGCCGCTGATCTCCCACCGAGGGGTGATCCACACCGTCTGGTTCGCCCTCCTCGTCGGCGTCGCGCTGGGCGCAGTCGGCTGGGTGCTCGGCGGGCGGCCGGCGACGCCGACCGACGCGGAACTCGCCGTCGCCGGCTTCGGGTTCGGGACGCTCGGTATCGTCGCGCACCTGCTCGGCGACGTGCTCACGCCGATGGGGATCACGCCGTTCTGGCCGCTCTCGCGGCGGACCATCTCCCTCCGCGTCGTCCGGGCGCGGAATCCGCTGGCGAACTACGGGCTGCTGGCCGCCGGCGTCTTCGCCACCGTGGGGGCGATCATGCTCGTGGCTGGCTGA
- a CDS encoding heavy metal translocating P-type ATPase, with translation MTERRTRLELTGMSCANCAGTIEDSLAALDGVREIDANFATDEGSVTYDPETTSLAEIYGAVEDAGYGVVRESITIPITDMSCANCAETNETALESRPGVIEADVNYATDEASVTYNPADTDRATLYDAIEEAGYTPVRPDEGGEEGGDSAGQSDRDRQDLAREAEIDRQKRLVLFGAALSLPLIAMMAVELLAPESMPESVLGIGTGWIAFLLATPVQVVLGREFYENSYTALVKNRSANMDVLIALGSSTAYVYSLTVLLSLVASEGLYFDTAALILTFITLGNYLEARSKGQAGEAIRQLLELQADTATLVDEAGNEREVPVEEIEVGDRMKVRPGEKIPTDGAVVDGSSAVDESMVTGESVPVEKSEGDDVVGSTVNQNGVLVVEATKVGSETAIQQIVSMVKDAQSRQPDIQNVADRISAYFVPAVILNALFWAGVWYAFPEVLAGIVDALPLWGLVAGGPVAAGGAISVFEFAVIVFASAVLIACPCALGLATPAATMVGTSIGARNGVLFKGGDVLERVRDVETVVFDKTGTLTEGEMQLTDVEVVGSAAPDGGTAADGGELRPEVDESFVLSAAASAERASEHPLAEAIVDGARERDLDPADPEEFENVPGQGVRAGTEYGEVLVGNRRLLENEGVDPSAATDAMERLETEGKTAMLVAVDGELVGVVATADTVKESAKAAVSALRERGLTVHMITGDNQRTAEAVAETVGIDPANVRAGVLPEDKADAIDAIQADGDRAMMVGDGVNDAPALAAAFVGCAIGSGTDVAIEAADVTLMRSDPADVLKAIRVSEGTLSKIKQNLFWALGYNTAMIPLASLGLLQPVLAAGAMAFSSVSVLANSLAFREYTPDEDYRLFGRFR, from the coding sequence ATGACCGAGCGTCGCACGCGGCTGGAGCTGACGGGGATGAGCTGCGCCAACTGCGCGGGGACGATCGAGGACTCGCTGGCGGCCCTCGACGGCGTCCGGGAGATCGACGCGAACTTCGCCACCGACGAGGGGTCGGTGACCTACGATCCCGAGACGACCTCGCTCGCCGAGATCTACGGGGCCGTCGAAGACGCCGGCTACGGGGTGGTCCGCGAGTCGATCACCATCCCGATCACGGACATGTCGTGTGCGAACTGCGCGGAGACCAACGAGACGGCGCTGGAGAGCCGTCCGGGAGTGATCGAGGCCGACGTCAACTACGCGACCGACGAGGCGAGCGTGACGTACAACCCCGCCGACACCGATCGCGCGACGCTGTACGACGCCATCGAGGAGGCGGGCTACACGCCGGTCCGGCCCGACGAGGGCGGCGAGGAGGGTGGAGACAGTGCAGGCCAGTCCGACCGGGACCGGCAGGACCTCGCCCGGGAGGCCGAAATCGACCGGCAGAAGCGGCTCGTCCTGTTCGGCGCGGCGCTGTCGCTGCCGCTGATCGCGATGATGGCCGTCGAGTTGCTGGCCCCCGAATCGATGCCGGAGTCGGTGCTGGGGATCGGCACGGGCTGGATCGCCTTCCTGCTCGCGACGCCGGTGCAGGTCGTCCTCGGGCGAGAGTTCTACGAGAACAGCTACACGGCGCTGGTGAAGAACCGGTCGGCCAACATGGACGTGCTGATCGCGCTCGGGTCGTCGACGGCGTACGTCTACTCGCTCACGGTCCTGCTCAGTCTGGTCGCCTCCGAAGGGCTGTACTTCGACACCGCGGCGCTGATCCTGACCTTCATCACCCTGGGTAACTACCTGGAGGCCCGCTCGAAGGGGCAGGCCGGCGAGGCCATCCGCCAGTTGCTCGAACTCCAGGCCGACACCGCGACGCTGGTCGACGAGGCGGGCAACGAGCGCGAGGTGCCCGTCGAGGAGATCGAGGTCGGCGACCGGATGAAGGTCCGACCGGGCGAGAAGATCCCGACTGACGGGGCGGTCGTCGACGGCTCCAGCGCGGTCGACGAGTCGATGGTGACCGGCGAATCCGTGCCCGTCGAGAAAAGCGAGGGCGACGACGTGGTCGGGTCGACGGTCAACCAGAACGGCGTGCTCGTGGTCGAGGCCACGAAGGTCGGCTCGGAGACGGCGATCCAGCAGATCGTCTCGATGGTGAAAGACGCCCAGAGCCGCCAGCCCGACATCCAGAACGTCGCCGACCGCATCAGCGCGTACTTCGTCCCCGCGGTCATCCTGAACGCGCTGTTCTGGGCGGGCGTCTGGTACGCGTTCCCCGAGGTGCTGGCAGGGATCGTCGATGCCCTCCCGCTGTGGGGGCTGGTCGCCGGCGGGCCCGTGGCGGCCGGCGGTGCGATCTCGGTCTTCGAGTTCGCGGTGATCGTCTTCGCCAGCGCCGTCCTGATCGCCTGCCCCTGCGCACTGGGGCTGGCCACGCCCGCGGCGACGATGGTCGGGACCTCCATCGGCGCGCGCAACGGCGTCCTCTTCAAGGGCGGCGACGTGCTGGAGCGCGTCCGCGACGTCGAGACCGTCGTCTTCGACAAGACCGGGACGCTCACCGAAGGCGAGATGCAGTTGACCGACGTCGAAGTCGTCGGATCGGCGGCACCCGACGGCGGCACGGCGGCGGATGGTGGCGAACTCCGGCCCGAGGTCGACGAGTCGTTCGTCCTCTCCGCCGCAGCGAGCGCCGAGCGCGCGAGCGAACACCCGCTGGCCGAAGCCATCGTCGACGGCGCCCGCGAGCGCGACCTCGACCCCGCCGACCCCGAGGAGTTCGAGAACGTCCCCGGACAGGGCGTCCGGGCGGGGACGGAGTACGGCGAGGTGCTCGTGGGGAACCGCCGCCTGCTGGAGAACGAGGGCGTCGACCCCTCGGCGGCGACCGACGCCATGGAACGGCTCGAGACGGAGGGCAAGACGGCGATGCTGGTTGCCGTCGACGGCGAGCTCGTCGGCGTCGTCGCGACGGCCGACACCGTCAAGGAATCGGCGAAGGCAGCCGTCTCGGCCCTGCGAGAGCGCGGGCTGACCGTCCACATGATCACCGGCGACAACCAGCGGACCGCCGAGGCCGTGGCCGAGACGGTCGGCATCGACCCGGCCAACGTCCGCGCGGGCGTCCTGCCCGAGGACAAGGCCGACGCAATCGATGCGATCCAGGCCGACGGCGACCGGGCGATGATGGTCGGCGACGGCGTCAACGACGCGCCGGCCCTGGCCGCGGCGTTCGTCGGTTGCGCCATCGGGAGCGGCACTGACGTGGCCATCGAGGCCGCCGACGTGACCCTGATGCGCTCCGATCCGGCGGACGTGCTCAAGGCCATCCGCGTCTCCGAGGGCACGCTGTCGAAGATCAAACAGAACCTGTTCTGGGCGCTGGGGTACAACACGGCGATGATCCCGCTGGCCTCACTGGGCCTGCTCCAGCCCGTCCTCGCTGCCGGGGCGATGGCGTTCTCGAGCGTCTCCGTACTGGCCAACAGCCTCGCGTTCCGCGAGTACACGCCCGACGAGGACTACCGGCTGTTCGGTCGGTTCCGGTAG
- a CDS encoding winged helix-turn-helix transcriptional regulator, whose protein sequence is MRGLDDTDREILDLLLDDGRRPYSDIADAVDLSPPAVSDRIERLEEIGVVRRFTVDVDRSVLREGVPVLVDVRATPGRGSDVADALADADPVENVYATADERVVATATVPDGDVSGLLADTVAAGAVDGYDVDLLESTARTPSLTDAEFAPECAECGNTVDSEGESEVLDGTRYHFCCGSCESRFVEHYEQLREGATD, encoded by the coding sequence ATGCGCGGACTCGACGACACCGACCGGGAGATCCTCGATCTCCTGCTCGACGACGGCCGACGGCCGTACAGCGACATCGCCGACGCGGTCGACCTCTCGCCGCCGGCGGTCTCCGATCGGATCGAGCGACTCGAAGAGATCGGCGTCGTCCGGCGGTTCACCGTCGACGTGGACCGCTCGGTCCTCCGCGAGGGCGTGCCGGTCCTCGTCGACGTACGGGCCACGCCCGGCCGCGGGAGCGACGTGGCCGACGCGCTGGCGGACGCGGACCCAGTCGAGAACGTCTACGCGACCGCGGACGAACGCGTCGTCGCCACCGCCACGGTCCCTGACGGTGACGTGAGCGGCCTGCTCGCCGACACCGTCGCGGCTGGAGCCGTCGACGGGTACGATGTAGATCTGCTCGAGAGCACGGCCCGCACGCCGTCACTGACCGACGCAGAGTTCGCCCCCGAGTGCGCCGAGTGTGGCAACACGGTCGACAGCGAAGGCGAGAGCGAAGTCCTCGACGGCACCCGCTATCACTTCTGCTGTGGCTCCTGCGAGTCGCGGTTCGTCGAGCACTACGAGCAACTGCGGGAGGGCGCGACCGACTGA
- a CDS encoding peroxidase-related enzyme (This protein belongs to a clade of uncharacterized proteins related to peroxidases such as the alkylhydroperoxidase AhpD.): MAEDIEAMTRFEVPAVEDLPEDLRERIEEETERAGFTPNVFLALGYRPQQAKAFVDYHDALLEETALEREEIEMLIVTVSGVNDCLYCIVAHGALCRIYADAPMLAEQLASNHRTADVNDAHRAMLDFAVKLTDEPAKIEDEDLERLRDHGFSQEAIWDIGNVVSFYNLSNRMAHLADMRPNEEFYTLGR, from the coding sequence ATGGCAGAAGACATCGAGGCGATGACGCGATTCGAGGTCCCGGCCGTCGAGGACCTGCCCGAGGACCTCCGCGAGCGTATCGAGGAAGAGACCGAGCGCGCCGGCTTCACGCCGAACGTCTTCCTGGCGCTCGGGTACCGGCCCCAGCAGGCGAAGGCGTTCGTCGACTACCACGACGCCCTGCTCGAGGAGACGGCCCTGGAGCGCGAGGAGATCGAGATGCTGATCGTCACCGTCTCCGGCGTCAACGACTGTCTGTACTGCATCGTCGCCCACGGCGCGCTCTGTCGGATCTACGCCGACGCACCGATGCTGGCCGAACAGCTGGCGTCGAACCACCGCACCGCGGACGTCAACGACGCCCACCGCGCGATGCTCGACTTCGCCGTCAAACTCACCGACGAGCCCGCGAAAATCGAAGACGAGGACCTGGAGCGACTCCGCGACCACGGGTTCAGTCAGGAGGCGATCTGGGACATCGGGAACGTCGTCTCCTTCTACAACCTCTCGAACCGGATGGCCCACCTGGCCGACATGCGACCCAACGAGGAGTTCTACACGCTCGGGCGCTGA
- a CDS encoding MTH865 family protein: MADTDELRQQMIDAFGGAEYPISSPMDLVPALPDGPSTTFESGNFSMTAMELNTKLSGGDFPYDSAEGFVDDIVDELEAQDLV; this comes from the coding sequence ATGGCAGATACAGACGAACTGCGTCAGCAGATGATCGACGCGTTCGGGGGGGCCGAATATCCGATCTCGAGTCCGATGGACCTCGTTCCCGCCCTGCCCGACGGTCCGTCGACGACGTTCGAGTCCGGGAACTTCTCGATGACGGCCATGGAACTGAACACGAAGCTCTCGGGTGGTGACTTCCCGTACGACAGCGCCGAGGGGTTCGTCGACGACATCGTGGACGAACTCGAAGCGCAGGACCTGGTCTGA
- a CDS encoding inorganic phosphate transporter codes for MAEVLLVVGVVVAMFVAYNIGGSTTGPAFGPAVGAKAISKPVAAGLMGLFFFVGAWTIGRNVVTKLGTELVVDPGVFTLESSIAVLFFIGIALLVGNIFGVPASTSMTAVGAIAGLGLAGNVLDLAVMGEIVIWWVVSPIVGFWVSLIIGRYFYARFNRMVAMERSTGPLLDVDRSGPIPIPRVHETTNRRELVGTITVVAIGCLMAFSSGTSNIANAVAPLVGSGELAMDPAIILGGIAVTIGAFTIARRTLDTMGSDITELPLTAAIVVASVSSALVVFLSMLGIPASFVIIATMSIVGLGWGRATRPVTVPEAVRKEKAPPVTIDALAADEPGEELPPIGEEDPDKIPQASDLFNPATTARVVLMQNVVPAIATLGAYLTFRFVPIFGI; via the coding sequence ATGGCCGAGGTACTCCTCGTCGTCGGCGTCGTGGTAGCGATGTTCGTGGCGTACAACATCGGCGGCTCGACGACCGGGCCGGCGTTCGGGCCGGCCGTGGGCGCGAAAGCCATCTCGAAACCGGTCGCCGCGGGGCTGATGGGTCTCTTTTTCTTCGTCGGCGCCTGGACCATCGGCCGCAACGTCGTGACGAAACTCGGCACCGAACTGGTCGTCGATCCCGGGGTGTTCACCCTCGAATCGTCCATCGCGGTGCTCTTTTTCATCGGCATCGCGCTGCTGGTGGGCAACATCTTCGGCGTCCCGGCGTCGACGTCGATGACAGCCGTGGGCGCGATCGCCGGGCTCGGACTCGCGGGCAACGTGCTCGATCTGGCCGTCATGGGCGAGATCGTCATCTGGTGGGTCGTCTCGCCGATCGTCGGCTTCTGGGTGTCGCTGATCATCGGCCGGTACTTCTACGCGCGATTCAACCGGATGGTGGCGATGGAACGCAGCACGGGCCCGCTACTGGACGTCGACCGCTCGGGCCCGATCCCGATCCCGCGCGTCCACGAGACGACCAACCGCCGGGAACTCGTCGGGACGATCACCGTCGTCGCGATCGGCTGTCTGATGGCGTTCAGCTCCGGGACCTCGAATATCGCGAACGCCGTCGCGCCGCTTGTCGGCAGCGGCGAACTGGCGATGGACCCGGCGATCATCCTCGGCGGGATCGCCGTCACGATCGGGGCGTTCACGATCGCGCGCCGGACCCTGGACACGATGGGCAGCGACATCACGGAACTGCCGCTGACGGCGGCGATCGTCGTCGCATCGGTCAGTTCCGCGCTCGTCGTCTTCCTCTCGATGCTCGGGATCCCCGCGAGCTTCGTCATCATCGCGACCATGTCGATCGTCGGGCTCGGCTGGGGGCGTGCGACACGTCCCGTGACCGTCCCAGAGGCGGTTCGCAAAGAGAAGGCCCCGCCCGTCACGATCGACGCGCTGGCCGCGGACGAACCCGGCGAGGAACTGCCCCCGATCGGCGAGGAGGACCCGGACAAGATCCCGCAGGCCTCGGACCTGTTCAACCCCGCGACGACCGCGCGAGTCGTCCTGATGCAGAACGTCGTGCCGGCCATCGCGACGCTGGGCGCCTATCTCACTTTCCGGTTCGTCCCGATCTTCGGGATCTGA